In Drosophila nasuta strain 15112-1781.00 chromosome 2R, ASM2355853v1, whole genome shotgun sequence, a single genomic region encodes these proteins:
- the LOC132787320 gene encoding uncharacterized protein LOC132787320 isoform X3, translating to MYYKYNNYNTNNNDSSSSSSFNSSSSSDSNIDADIEQQQLQAARTRRTSAVGMSTRASTNRNMNTSNNSGCRTTSKTRARAMSLIYLPPFCYPCGHSPEANVEQLSGGCSCSCCCQPWEHTNYDKHASATTMTAATATATATAEVATSTTTTKTTTIALSSSSSAASSEVARKFLQRDIQLPMDCIDLRHEQKASQLVMPIVGGDEAVDGNASGNGNGNVLECVAAVRRQRRERMRRERERQSHGVAMSLAMSLANPISSATTNNSQTTTTTTTTTTALATTGETLPHDAAHDDANDDTQGDDDDDDDVDDDECRCFNYNGDISALERLEQEQEQGQEQDSQELPSITWLKFWQQLLHSVSNSDSNSNFDSSSNATTQTTKMTTATTATTTTTTTRSRQQPITRMNTTTSSSSSSCIISSHNISSYSMTLAKSWLGALMLTMLLATSVSGWGGRQDAPTNCTFPARWEGSWFLSGYQQSIHIKGSQFSYRGRCAASDGNKYLIVDEKGCHRCLVIYEKHKNVLQYKESECEGDSMYMHQSNPSALAMRSSIKQSDHRGGAHPNTNGHSRLSSSDQYIMRSNDDMNDYFCKGRETLQNLCDQIPGDALLYSLFRESAEPVKCPLKGPFIFTYNRGHGECKSPVSNIESCTEESRLLLSFQACPDVQGTESTVEELTCLATWKDGNSRYLVGLVSHHHAISNEERYRCFVYEKISSLMGGPSMLSSKDAEYKLAQSGDATCNGLDSAEVGSRIMSLRKPPAAERCDFPAWFKGPRHWHALMGNAVYNYHSNDGSVHIIKPNGYMETRALCEQINKQTSTEMMAVVHYTTGCQSGFMCMMFYRRDTHVIEIQTGKPASRLEDACAPDHFDFNKMAYITLLASNPEPHICPMEGLYNLRGAIGPPYLVTRHKRNHNGKSHLGHGHHHHESSSDSGDFGHKGHSTLSFRNAERMERDSWHANTRGLPVRSRRNAPQAQAQQQQQQQALVLSSLNSNNDTSVGFIAPRSRRDVPGCVTNYNAQRQLWVGCSAPNAIDVSPLCSVDGEEEYSCHGSWSENSTVYIIARHKGTKHGVCISYRPTEGNSAKLVVGDACYRGTQKPPDHHLVANLSVFGKCGETGSSASTDHLASSLLLFAMLTWLTLQS from the exons cagcagcttcaagCAGCCAGGACGAGAAGGACTTCTGCTGTTGGCATGAGCACGCGTGCGAGCACGAACAGGAACATGAatacaagcaacaacagcggctgCAGGACCACGTCCAAGACGAGAGCAAGAGCCATGTCGTTAATCTATTTACCGCCTTTCTGCTATCCATGTGGACATTCGCCGGAGGCCAACGTCGAGCAGTTGAGCGgcggttgcagctgcagctgttgttgtcagcCCTGGGAACATACAAATTATGATAAACATGCCTCAGCCACAACGATGACAGCAGCCactgcaacggcaacagcaacagcagaggtAGCAACatctacaactacaacaaaaacaacaacaatagcattatcatcatcctcatcagCTGCGTCGTCTGAGGTGGCGCGCAAATTCCTGCAGCGTGATATCCAGTTACCCATGGACTGCATCGATCTCAGACACGAGCAGAAGGCGTCGCAATTAGTTATGCCAATTGTAGGTGGAGACGAAGCTGTAGATGGCAATGCcagtggcaacggcaacggcaacgtcTTGGAATGTGTTGCGGCTGTGCGGCGCCAGCGACGTGAACGAATGCGACGCGAACGAGAACGACAAAGTCATGGCGTGGCGATGTCGCTGGCCATGTCGCTGGCAAATCCAATCAgcagtgcaacaacaaacaattcgcaaacaacgacaacaacaacaacaacaacaactgcgctGGCCACAACTGGCGAGACGCTGCCACATGATGCAGCTCATGATGACGCCAATGACGATACTCAAggcgacgatgatgatgatgatgatgttgatgatgatgaatgtAGGTGCTTTAACTATAACGGTGATATTAGTGCGCTGGAACGACTTGAGCAGGAGCAAGAGCAGGGACAGGAGCAGGATTCGCAGGAACTTCCTAGCATTACGTGGCTGAAATtctggcagcagctgctgcacagCGTCTCTAACTctgactccaactccaacttcgacTCTAGCTCCAATGCGACAACACAAACAACGAAGATGACGACGGCCACGACCGCAACCACGACCACGACCACGACGAGGAGCAGGCAGCAGCCAATCACAAGGATGAACACAACAAcgagtagcagcagcagtagctgTATCATCAGCAGccacaacatcagcagctaCAGCATGACATTGGCAAAAAGTTGGCTGGGTGCGCTGATGCTGACGATGCTGCTGGCCACGTCCGTGAGCGGTTGGGGCGGTCGACAAGATG CGCCCACAAATTGCACATTTCCGGCACGTTGGGAAGGCTCCTGGTTCCTATCGGGCTATCAGCAATCCATACACATCAAGGGCTCACAGTTCAGCTATCGCGGCAGGTGTGCGGCCTCCGATGGTAACAAATATCTGATAGTCGATGA GAAAGGATGTCATCGTTGCCTGGTTATCTATGAGAAGCATAAAAATGTGCTCCAGTATAAAGAAAGTGAGTGCGAAGGTGatagtatgtatatgcatCAGTCGAATCCATCTGCACTGGCGATGCGTAGCTCTATAAAACAAAGTGATCATAGGGGGGGAGCTCATCCCAATACGAACGGGCATTCAAGACTATCATCATCGGATCAGTACATAATGAGATCCAATGACGATATGAATGATT ACTTTTGCAAGGGCCGTGAGACTTTACAGAATCTCTGCGATCAAATTCCTGGCGATGCTCTGCTCTATTCACTGTTCCGTGAGAGCGCCGAACCGGTCAAATGTCCGCTAAAGG GTCCCTTTATATTCACATATAATCGCGGCCATGGGGAGTGCAAGTCCCCGGTGTCGAACATTGAGAGCTGCACCGAAGAAAGCCGTCTGCTTTTGAGTTTTCAGGCTTGTCCCGACGTCCAGGGCACTGAGAGCACGG TCGAGGAGCTGACATGCCTGGCAACCTGGAAGGATGGCAACTCACGCTATTTGGTCGGTCTCGTCTCCCATCATCATGCCATTTCCAATGAGGAACGTTATCGCTGCTTTGTTTACGAGAAAATCTCCTCGTTGATGG gcggTCCCAGCATGCTGAGCTCCAAAGATGCCGAGTATAAGCTGGCACAATCCGGCGACGCCACTTGCAATGGCTTAGACAGTGCTGAG GTTGGTTCACGTATAATGTCGCTGCGAAAACCGCCAGCGGCTGAGCGCTGCGATTTTCCCGCCTGGTTCAAGGGTCCGCGACACTGGCATGCACTTATGGGGAACGCTGTCTACAATTATCATTCCAA TGATGGCTCTGTGCACATTATTAAGCCCAACGGCTACATGGAGACACGTGCCCTTTGCGAGCAGATAAACAAACAGACCTCAACCGAAATGATGGCCGTGGTACACTATACAACTGGCTG CCAATCGGGCTTTATGTGCATGATGTTTTACCGTCGGGACACGCACGTCATTGAGATACAAACAGGAAAGCCGGCCTCTCGTCTAGAGGATGCCTGTGCACCAGATCACTTCGACTTCAATAAGATGGCCTACATTACTTTGCTGG CAAGCAATCCGGAACCGCATATTTGCCCCATGGAAGGCCTGTACAATCTGAGAGGCGCAATTGGGCCACCCTACCTGGTCACGCGCCACAAGCGCAATCACAATGGCAAATCACATCTTGGACATGGCCATCACCATCACGAGAGCAGCTCTGATTCTGGGGATTTTGGCCACAAGgg GCACAGTACACTGAGTTTTCGAAATGCCGAGCGCATGGAACGCGACTCCTGGCATGCCAACACTCGCGGCCTGCCGGTTCGCAGTCGTCGCAATGCACCccaagcacaagcacaacagcagcagcaacagcaagctTTGGTTCTAAGCAGTCTCAATAGCAACAACGACACTAGTGTGGGCTTTATTGCTCCTCGAAGTCGACGCGATGTACCCGGCTGTGTGACCAACTACAATGCGCAACGACAGCTCTGGGTGGGTTGCAGTGCACCAAATGCAATCGATGTGAGTCCCCTGTGCAGTGTGGACGGCGAGGAAG AGTACTCCTGCCATGGCTCTTGGAGCGAGAATAGCACCGTCTATATTATAGCCCGACACAAGGGCACCAAGCACGGCGTCTGTATTAGTTACAGGCCTACAGAAGGCAACTCAGCCAAGCTGGTCGTTGGCGATGCCTGCTATCGTGGCACACAGAAGCCGCCGGATCATCATCTGGTTGCAAACCTTTCCGTTTTCG GTAAATGCGGTGAAACGGGATCGAGCGCCAGCACAGATCACTTGGCCAGCTCATTGCTATTGTTTGCAATGCTCACGTGGCTGACGTTGCAAAGCTGA
- the LOC132787320 gene encoding uncharacterized protein LOC132787320 isoform X4: MYYKYNNYNTNNNDSSSSSSFNSSSSSDSNIDADIEQQQLQAARTRRTSAVGMSTRASTNRNMNTSNNSGCRTTSKTRARAMSLIYLPPFCYPCGHSPEANVEQLSGGCSCSCCCQPWEHTNYDKHASATTMTAATATATATAEVATSTTTTKTTTIALSSSSSAASSEVARKFLQRDIQLPMDCIDLRHEQKASQLVMPIVGGDEAVDGNASGNGNGNVLECVAAVRRQRRERMRRERERQSHGVAMSLAMSLANPISSATTNNSQTTTTTTTTTTALATTGETLPHDAAHDDANDDTQGDDDDDDDVDDDECRCFNYNGDISALERLEQEQEQGQEQDSQELPSITWLKFWQQLLHSVSNSDSNSNFDSSSNATTQTTKMTTATTATTTTTTTRSRQQPITRMNTTTSSSSSSCIISSHNISSYSMTLAKSWLGALMLTMLLATSVSGWGGRQDAPTNCTFPARWEGSWFLSGYQQSIHIKGSQFSYRGRCAASDGNKYLIVDEKGCHRCLVIYEKHKNVLQYKESPPDFCKGRETLQNLCDQIPGDALLYSLFRESAEPVKCPLKGPFIFTYNRGHGECKSPVSNIESCTEESRLLLSFQACPDVQGTESTVEELTCLATWKDGNSRYLVGLVSHHHAISNEERYRCFVYEKISSLMGGPSMLSSKDAEYKLAQSGDATCNGLDSAEVGSRIMSLRKPPAAERCDFPAWFKGPRHWHALMGNAVYNYHSNDGSVHIIKPNGYMETRALCEQINKQTSTEMMAVVHYTTGCQSGFMCMMFYRRDTHVIEIQTGKPASRLEDACAPDHFDFNKMAYITLLASNPEPHICPMEGLYNLRGAIGPPYLVTRHKRNHNGKSHLGHGHHHHESSSDSGDFGHKGHSTLSFRNAERMERDSWHANTRGLPVRSRRNAPQAQAQQQQQQQALVLSSLNSNNDTSVGFIAPRSRRDVPGCVTNYNAQRQLWVGCSAPNAIDVSPLCSVDGEEEYSCHGSWSENSTVYIIARHKGTKHGVCISYRPTEGNSAKLVVGDACYRGTQKPPDHHLVANLSVFGKCGETGSSASTDHLASSLLLFAMLTWLTLQS, translated from the exons cagcagcttcaagCAGCCAGGACGAGAAGGACTTCTGCTGTTGGCATGAGCACGCGTGCGAGCACGAACAGGAACATGAatacaagcaacaacagcggctgCAGGACCACGTCCAAGACGAGAGCAAGAGCCATGTCGTTAATCTATTTACCGCCTTTCTGCTATCCATGTGGACATTCGCCGGAGGCCAACGTCGAGCAGTTGAGCGgcggttgcagctgcagctgttgttgtcagcCCTGGGAACATACAAATTATGATAAACATGCCTCAGCCACAACGATGACAGCAGCCactgcaacggcaacagcaacagcagaggtAGCAACatctacaactacaacaaaaacaacaacaatagcattatcatcatcctcatcagCTGCGTCGTCTGAGGTGGCGCGCAAATTCCTGCAGCGTGATATCCAGTTACCCATGGACTGCATCGATCTCAGACACGAGCAGAAGGCGTCGCAATTAGTTATGCCAATTGTAGGTGGAGACGAAGCTGTAGATGGCAATGCcagtggcaacggcaacggcaacgtcTTGGAATGTGTTGCGGCTGTGCGGCGCCAGCGACGTGAACGAATGCGACGCGAACGAGAACGACAAAGTCATGGCGTGGCGATGTCGCTGGCCATGTCGCTGGCAAATCCAATCAgcagtgcaacaacaaacaattcgcaaacaacgacaacaacaacaacaacaacaactgcgctGGCCACAACTGGCGAGACGCTGCCACATGATGCAGCTCATGATGACGCCAATGACGATACTCAAggcgacgatgatgatgatgatgatgttgatgatgatgaatgtAGGTGCTTTAACTATAACGGTGATATTAGTGCGCTGGAACGACTTGAGCAGGAGCAAGAGCAGGGACAGGAGCAGGATTCGCAGGAACTTCCTAGCATTACGTGGCTGAAATtctggcagcagctgctgcacagCGTCTCTAACTctgactccaactccaacttcgacTCTAGCTCCAATGCGACAACACAAACAACGAAGATGACGACGGCCACGACCGCAACCACGACCACGACCACGACGAGGAGCAGGCAGCAGCCAATCACAAGGATGAACACAACAAcgagtagcagcagcagtagctgTATCATCAGCAGccacaacatcagcagctaCAGCATGACATTGGCAAAAAGTTGGCTGGGTGCGCTGATGCTGACGATGCTGCTGGCCACGTCCGTGAGCGGTTGGGGCGGTCGACAAGATG CGCCCACAAATTGCACATTTCCGGCACGTTGGGAAGGCTCCTGGTTCCTATCGGGCTATCAGCAATCCATACACATCAAGGGCTCACAGTTCAGCTATCGCGGCAGGTGTGCGGCCTCCGATGGTAACAAATATCTGATAGTCGATGA GAAAGGATGTCATCGTTGCCTGGTTATCTATGAGAAGCATAAAAATGTGCTCCAGTATAAAGAAAGT CCCCCAGACTTTTGCAAGGGCCGTGAGACTTTACAGAATCTCTGCGATCAAATTCCTGGCGATGCTCTGCTCTATTCACTGTTCCGTGAGAGCGCCGAACCGGTCAAATGTCCGCTAAAGG GTCCCTTTATATTCACATATAATCGCGGCCATGGGGAGTGCAAGTCCCCGGTGTCGAACATTGAGAGCTGCACCGAAGAAAGCCGTCTGCTTTTGAGTTTTCAGGCTTGTCCCGACGTCCAGGGCACTGAGAGCACGG TCGAGGAGCTGACATGCCTGGCAACCTGGAAGGATGGCAACTCACGCTATTTGGTCGGTCTCGTCTCCCATCATCATGCCATTTCCAATGAGGAACGTTATCGCTGCTTTGTTTACGAGAAAATCTCCTCGTTGATGG gcggTCCCAGCATGCTGAGCTCCAAAGATGCCGAGTATAAGCTGGCACAATCCGGCGACGCCACTTGCAATGGCTTAGACAGTGCTGAG GTTGGTTCACGTATAATGTCGCTGCGAAAACCGCCAGCGGCTGAGCGCTGCGATTTTCCCGCCTGGTTCAAGGGTCCGCGACACTGGCATGCACTTATGGGGAACGCTGTCTACAATTATCATTCCAA TGATGGCTCTGTGCACATTATTAAGCCCAACGGCTACATGGAGACACGTGCCCTTTGCGAGCAGATAAACAAACAGACCTCAACCGAAATGATGGCCGTGGTACACTATACAACTGGCTG CCAATCGGGCTTTATGTGCATGATGTTTTACCGTCGGGACACGCACGTCATTGAGATACAAACAGGAAAGCCGGCCTCTCGTCTAGAGGATGCCTGTGCACCAGATCACTTCGACTTCAATAAGATGGCCTACATTACTTTGCTGG CAAGCAATCCGGAACCGCATATTTGCCCCATGGAAGGCCTGTACAATCTGAGAGGCGCAATTGGGCCACCCTACCTGGTCACGCGCCACAAGCGCAATCACAATGGCAAATCACATCTTGGACATGGCCATCACCATCACGAGAGCAGCTCTGATTCTGGGGATTTTGGCCACAAGgg GCACAGTACACTGAGTTTTCGAAATGCCGAGCGCATGGAACGCGACTCCTGGCATGCCAACACTCGCGGCCTGCCGGTTCGCAGTCGTCGCAATGCACCccaagcacaagcacaacagcagcagcaacagcaagctTTGGTTCTAAGCAGTCTCAATAGCAACAACGACACTAGTGTGGGCTTTATTGCTCCTCGAAGTCGACGCGATGTACCCGGCTGTGTGACCAACTACAATGCGCAACGACAGCTCTGGGTGGGTTGCAGTGCACCAAATGCAATCGATGTGAGTCCCCTGTGCAGTGTGGACGGCGAGGAAG AGTACTCCTGCCATGGCTCTTGGAGCGAGAATAGCACCGTCTATATTATAGCCCGACACAAGGGCACCAAGCACGGCGTCTGTATTAGTTACAGGCCTACAGAAGGCAACTCAGCCAAGCTGGTCGTTGGCGATGCCTGCTATCGTGGCACACAGAAGCCGCCGGATCATCATCTGGTTGCAAACCTTTCCGTTTTCG GTAAATGCGGTGAAACGGGATCGAGCGCCAGCACAGATCACTTGGCCAGCTCATTGCTATTGTTTGCAATGCTCACGTGGCTGACGTTGCAAAGCTGA